Proteins from one Candidatus Hydrogenedentota bacterium genomic window:
- a CDS encoding HNH endonuclease, which yields MLDGNVLVLNKSWAAVHIASARRAMTLLYVDAARAVHPQHYSLHDFEDWVKLSQNGLGGRYIHTPSFRVRVPEVILLTLFNGFIHHEVRFSRQSIFERDKSTCQYCGKHFPRAQLTIDHVVPQSRGGGDTWENLVLACLHCNVRKGNRTPDEANMPLLIRPYKPAWMPHFGARVPVDQLQVWKKFVDTSHWTMPTRESAVS from the coding sequence ATGTTGGATGGGAACGTACTAGTCCTGAACAAGTCCTGGGCCGCGGTGCATATCGCGTCGGCCCGGCGCGCGATGACCCTGCTCTACGTCGATGCCGCCCGCGCCGTCCACCCGCAGCACTATTCGCTCCACGACTTCGAGGACTGGGTCAAGCTCTCGCAGAACGGCCTCGGCGGGCGCTACATCCACACGCCCAGCTTTCGCGTGCGCGTGCCGGAAGTCATTCTGCTGACACTATTTAACGGGTTCATCCACCACGAGGTGCGCTTCTCGCGCCAGAGCATTTTCGAGCGCGACAAGAGCACCTGCCAGTACTGCGGCAAGCACTTCCCGCGCGCCCAGCTCACGATCGACCACGTCGTGCCACAGTCGCGCGGCGGCGGCGACACGTGGGAGAACCTCGTGCTGGCCTGCCTACACTGCAACGTCCGCAAGGGCAACCGTACGCCGGACGAGGCCAACATGCCGCTCTTGATCCGACCGTACAAGCCGGCGTGGATGCCCCATTTCGGCGCCCGCGTCCCGGTGGATCAGCTCCAAGTCTGGAAAAAGTTCGTCGATACCAGCCACTGGACCATGCCGACGCGGGAATCGGCGGTGTCGTAG
- a CDS encoding class I SAM-dependent methyltransferase: MYPWQGPKQAVKDAWFSVCARRAARALARASDPSAAKLALALRQFARFSADTQEMEWLTRCERLRADLSKSNEKVRMRNFTKEAETGRPHFDDYTLSELCLGGAKPYVWNYLLFRLIRAFKPTHCLEIGTSIGVSTSYQSAALTLNGVGTIDTLEGSEDLSRAADRHLAGIGITCARGHIGIFQESLPEVLRDMGTVDYAFVDGHLEPAATLRYFEMIKPYLSDNALYVCSWIRWSEGMHGAWQKIIADPRVVCSADLYKYGVAILRRL; encoded by the coding sequence ATGTATCCCTGGCAAGGACCCAAACAAGCCGTAAAGGACGCGTGGTTCAGCGTCTGCGCGCGCCGCGCGGCCCGCGCTTTGGCGCGCGCAAGCGATCCTTCCGCGGCAAAGCTGGCGCTTGCCCTGCGCCAGTTTGCCCGATTCTCCGCGGACACGCAGGAGATGGAGTGGCTCACGCGCTGCGAACGCTTGAGGGCAGATTTGAGCAAGAGCAACGAAAAAGTGCGGATGCGCAACTTTACGAAGGAAGCCGAAACGGGCCGGCCGCACTTTGACGACTACACGCTCAGCGAACTCTGTCTTGGCGGCGCCAAGCCCTACGTCTGGAACTATCTCCTGTTCCGGCTCATTCGCGCGTTCAAGCCAACGCACTGCCTCGAAATAGGCACGTCGATCGGCGTGTCCACCAGCTATCAGTCCGCGGCGCTCACGCTCAACGGCGTGGGTACTATCGACACCCTCGAAGGTTCCGAAGACCTTTCGCGCGCCGCCGACCGCCATCTTGCTGGCATCGGCATTACCTGCGCGCGCGGCCACATCGGCATTTTTCAGGAATCGCTTCCGGAAGTGCTGCGCGATATGGGTACCGTCGACTACGCCTTCGTCGACGGCCACCTCGAACCCGCGGCGACGTTGCGCTACTTCGAAATGATCAAACCTTACCTCTCCGATAACGCGCTCTATGTGTGCAGTTGGATTCGCTGGTCCGAGGGCATGCACGGCGCCTGGCAGAAGATTATTGCCGACCCGCGCGTCGTGTGCAGCGCCGACCTGTACAAATATGGCGTCGCGATACTCCGCAGACTATAG
- the rpsO gene encoding 30S ribosomal protein S15 produces the protein MSTLTKDRKTEIIKTNAAHEGDTGSSEVQIALLTARINDLTEHFKSHPKDFAGRRGLLKLVGRRRNLLNYVREKNVERYRTLVKNLGLRK, from the coding sequence ATGTCGACTCTGACGAAAGACCGCAAGACCGAGATCATCAAGACCAATGCCGCGCACGAAGGCGACACCGGGTCGTCGGAAGTGCAGATCGCGCTGCTCACTGCGCGCATCAACGATCTCACCGAGCATTTCAAGTCGCACCCGAAAGATTTCGCGGGGCGCCGCGGCCTGCTGAAGCTCGTCGGCCGCCGCCGCAACTTGTTGAATTACGTGCGCGAGAAGAATGTCGAGCGCTACCGCACGCTGGTGAAGAACCTCGGCCTGCGCAAGTAG
- the pnp gene encoding polyribonucleotide nucleotidyltransferase: MAERLSIPVGSTEIILETGKIAKQAHGAVMVTCGETMVLSAICVASDVKEGQDFFPLTVDYREKSFAAGRIPGNFFRREGRPSEREVLVCRLTDRPLRPLFPKGFYNEVQVFSTVFSTDNENNPDVLSIIGASASLHISKVPFEGPIGAVRVGLIGGELVVNPQMSQMLDSELDLVLAGTREAITMVEGAAKQISEDKMLEALEFGHGYIKQICDGIDEFRKRVGVEKLTFAAPVQNAEIVADVEGVAIGKLKELLGPRFAKQERAAGLDALESQVHESLKAKYGEELFEEREKEISDVLGSIEKKLMREQVLQQGVRLDGRDTKTIRPISIEVGILPRVHGSCLFTRGETQAIVTTTLGTSRDEQRTDELSGEEFKRFMLHYNFPSWSVGEVRRISGPGRREIGHGKLAERAVEGVLPFDANEESEATFPYTIRVVSDITESNGSSSMASACGATMSLMDAGVPIKAPVAGIAMGMIKEGDDVAVLSDILGAEDHLGDMDFKVCGTANGITAFQMDCKVMGVPRDVMKQALYQARDGRLHILGKMRECLAESRNEISKFAPRIITIHIPVDKIREVIGPGGKVIREIQRITGAEIEIEDDGSVNVAAVDSEQAQAAIDMIREITAEPEVGEVYAGKVTRIMPFGAFVAVLGGKEGLVHISELSVGHVKEVTDVVDVGDEVNVKVIEIDKLGRVNLSKVEADRQLGLISDEEWSQRRPREERGDRGDRGGHRGGDRGGHRGGDRGGRGGGGRGGDRGGRRDRY, translated from the coding sequence ATGGCAGAACGTCTCTCAATCCCTGTCGGTTCGACGGAAATCATCCTCGAGACCGGCAAAATCGCGAAGCAGGCGCACGGCGCCGTCATGGTCACCTGTGGTGAAACGATGGTGCTCTCGGCGATCTGCGTCGCATCCGACGTGAAAGAAGGGCAAGACTTCTTCCCGCTTACGGTCGACTACCGCGAAAAGAGTTTCGCGGCGGGCCGCATCCCCGGGAACTTCTTCCGCCGCGAAGGCCGCCCGAGCGAACGCGAAGTGCTCGTGTGCCGCCTCACCGACCGCCCCCTGCGGCCGTTATTCCCCAAGGGCTTCTATAACGAAGTCCAGGTGTTCTCGACGGTCTTCTCGACCGACAACGAAAACAACCCCGACGTGCTCAGCATCATCGGCGCTTCCGCGTCGCTGCACATCTCGAAGGTACCGTTCGAAGGACCAATTGGCGCGGTGCGCGTCGGCCTGATTGGCGGCGAGTTGGTCGTCAACCCGCAAATGTCGCAAATGCTCGACAGCGAACTCGATCTTGTGCTGGCGGGCACGCGCGAAGCGATCACCATGGTCGAGGGCGCGGCCAAGCAGATTTCCGAAGACAAGATGCTCGAAGCGCTTGAATTCGGCCACGGCTACATTAAGCAAATCTGCGACGGTATCGACGAGTTCCGCAAGCGCGTGGGCGTCGAAAAGTTGACGTTCGCCGCGCCGGTGCAAAACGCGGAGATCGTCGCGGACGTCGAAGGCGTCGCCATCGGCAAGCTGAAGGAACTGCTCGGTCCGCGATTCGCCAAACAGGAACGCGCCGCGGGCCTCGACGCGCTCGAATCCCAGGTGCACGAATCGCTTAAAGCGAAGTACGGCGAGGAACTGTTCGAAGAGCGCGAGAAGGAAATCTCCGACGTGCTCGGCTCGATCGAGAAGAAGCTTATGCGCGAGCAGGTGCTCCAGCAGGGCGTTCGGCTCGACGGCCGCGACACGAAAACGATCCGTCCGATCTCGATCGAAGTCGGTATTCTGCCGCGCGTACACGGCTCGTGCCTGTTCACCCGCGGCGAAACGCAGGCGATCGTCACGACCACGCTTGGCACCAGCCGCGACGAACAACGCACCGACGAACTGTCCGGCGAAGAGTTCAAACGGTTCATGCTGCACTACAACTTCCCGAGCTGGTCCGTCGGCGAAGTGCGCCGCATCAGCGGGCCCGGACGCCGCGAGATCGGCCACGGTAAACTCGCCGAACGCGCCGTCGAAGGTGTCCTGCCGTTCGACGCCAACGAAGAATCCGAAGCAACCTTTCCTTACACGATTCGCGTCGTGTCGGACATTACGGAGAGCAATGGCTCGAGTTCGATGGCGTCCGCCTGCGGCGCGACGATGAGCCTCATGGACGCGGGCGTGCCAATCAAGGCGCCGGTCGCGGGCATCGCGATGGGCATGATTAAAGAAGGCGACGACGTGGCCGTGCTGAGCGATATCCTTGGCGCGGAAGACCACCTCGGCGACATGGACTTCAAGGTCTGCGGCACCGCCAACGGCATTACCGCGTTCCAGATGGACTGCAAGGTAATGGGCGTTCCGCGCGACGTAATGAAGCAGGCGCTGTATCAGGCGCGCGACGGCCGGCTGCACATTCTCGGCAAAATGCGGGAATGCCTTGCGGAATCGCGCAACGAAATCTCGAAGTTTGCGCCGCGCATCATCACGATTCATATCCCCGTCGACAAAATCCGTGAAGTGATCGGGCCGGGTGGAAAGGTCATCCGCGAGATTCAGCGCATCACCGGCGCGGAGATCGAAATCGAAGACGACGGTTCCGTGAACGTCGCGGCCGTCGATTCCGAACAGGCCCAGGCCGCCATCGACATGATCCGCGAGATCACCGCGGAGCCGGAAGTCGGCGAAGTGTACGCGGGCAAGGTTACGCGCATCATGCCGTTCGGCGCGTTTGTCGCCGTGCTCGGCGGCAAGGAAGGCCTCGTGCACATCTCCGAATTGTCCGTCGGCCACGTGAAGGAAGTCACGGACGTGGTCGATGTCGGCGATGAAGTGAACGTGAAAGTCATCGAAATCGACAAGCTCGGCCGCGTGAACCTCTCGAAGGTGGAAGCGGACCGCCAACTTGGCCTTATCTCCGACGAGGAGTGGAGCCAGCGGCGGCCGCGTGAAGAGCGCGGTGACCGCGGCGATCGCGGCGGACATCGCGGAGGGGACCGTGGCGGACATCGCGGCGGCGACCGCGGAGGACGCGGCGGCGGCGGACGTGGCGGCGACCGCGGCGGACGCCGGGACCGGTACTAA
- a CDS encoding alginate lyase family protein, which produces MLSRLCVAVTGLAILALAVSGCPRPRADTERGVRASAGGNSIRQPFTDKELFAALDLDLPGLEDTKRAVACGNYPSAKAALNAFMRSRFSRSNFFDPSIDLAYFGEAELLSAEESARTGRFISRYSGRVFQFNPDGFSLDDVDLNDVSQLDSNYLFGLDEMFLRYRPAYFVTKDPIYLQRSYELIRSYYELFHGGARDGAADVPLSPWERWSLRHRIEHLVAYFVLFEAGDLDPEVTAMALKILLEDQRVHVPRGPLWEGNAVEYMCFTGAFTSAFVYPFKESGAWYTDQTGRLWGGMLQLMPDGCNSDLSPTYAGAYGYWADLYKPIVWMDSPWRLENVPDDVQVKMEALGEFLMNTTKPSGEYAPFNDSDRLSYFPEYVRGLGAFFDYFGRDDFKWFATNQTEGAPPAYHSYPQTSKTPSYSGLYVMRDGWDANAIYLASDFGPGWFAHSHADYGSFVLHAFGEDLIDEGRSAQYESALHVNYSTKYWAHNTIAVDGLGQEKGALGRPPFGQPVPAQWVTNASFDYVAGEYPLHVLHPAELPGVVHRRAIYYAKPDYFLVLDRVDGSGPHNVWIKFQLGPSVSATLYGNVVHGVSESGPSVWIIPGDARPAPGVITGQTEPRYDGWVSPDNRLAAPVAAPSIEYEEARALPLNYVTVIQPARKSTRPALLVSSVPLNGPSGSGIELRVAPPSGAYEDVYIIRHEGTIVMGSDGGSVDGSIAHFHYVADELERISVVNAVDNSFSFDGQTVNRSFGNATSAYASSDDGFSEWHAE; this is translated from the coding sequence ATGCTGTCGCGGTTGTGTGTCGCGGTTACCGGGCTTGCGATTCTTGCGCTGGCCGTATCGGGGTGCCCACGGCCGCGTGCAGATACCGAGCGCGGAGTGCGCGCCTCAGCGGGCGGCAACAGCATTCGCCAGCCGTTCACCGACAAGGAGCTGTTCGCGGCGCTCGATCTTGACTTACCAGGGCTGGAGGACACGAAGCGGGCCGTGGCCTGCGGCAATTATCCCTCGGCAAAGGCCGCGCTGAATGCCTTCATGCGGTCACGATTCAGCCGATCGAACTTCTTCGATCCGTCCATCGATCTCGCGTACTTCGGGGAAGCGGAGTTGCTGTCGGCGGAAGAATCCGCGCGGACGGGCCGGTTCATCTCGCGTTACTCCGGGCGCGTGTTTCAGTTCAATCCGGATGGGTTCAGTTTGGACGACGTCGATCTTAATGACGTGTCGCAATTGGACAGCAATTATCTGTTCGGTCTCGACGAAATGTTTCTGCGTTACCGCCCCGCGTACTTCGTGACCAAGGACCCAATCTACCTGCAGCGGTCGTACGAGTTGATCCGCAGCTATTACGAACTGTTTCACGGGGGCGCGCGCGACGGCGCGGCGGACGTTCCACTGAGTCCTTGGGAGCGCTGGTCGCTGCGGCATCGCATTGAGCACCTGGTCGCGTACTTCGTGCTGTTCGAGGCGGGCGATCTCGATCCGGAAGTGACGGCGATGGCGCTCAAGATTTTGCTCGAGGACCAACGGGTCCACGTGCCGCGCGGACCGCTCTGGGAGGGCAATGCCGTCGAGTACATGTGCTTCACCGGCGCGTTCACGTCGGCATTTGTGTATCCGTTTAAGGAATCGGGCGCGTGGTACACGGACCAGACGGGCCGGCTATGGGGCGGCATGCTGCAGCTCATGCCGGACGGGTGCAACAGCGACCTGTCCCCGACATACGCCGGCGCATACGGCTACTGGGCGGATTTGTACAAGCCGATTGTGTGGATGGACAGCCCGTGGCGCCTGGAAAACGTGCCGGACGACGTGCAAGTGAAAATGGAGGCGCTTGGCGAGTTTCTGATGAACACGACCAAGCCGAGCGGCGAATACGCGCCGTTCAACGACTCCGATCGTCTCTCGTATTTTCCCGAATACGTGCGCGGGCTGGGCGCGTTCTTCGACTACTTCGGGCGGGACGACTTCAAGTGGTTCGCGACCAACCAAACCGAAGGCGCCCCTCCGGCATATCACTCCTATCCGCAGACGTCGAAAACGCCGAGCTATTCCGGCCTGTACGTGATGCGCGACGGTTGGGACGCGAATGCGATCTATCTCGCAAGCGACTTCGGTCCAGGCTGGTTTGCGCATTCGCACGCGGATTACGGCAGCTTTGTGTTGCACGCGTTTGGCGAGGACCTCATCGACGAAGGGCGCTCGGCACAGTACGAAAGTGCACTGCACGTCAACTACTCGACGAAGTACTGGGCGCACAATACGATCGCCGTTGATGGGCTCGGTCAGGAGAAAGGCGCGCTTGGCCGGCCACCGTTTGGGCAACCGGTACCGGCACAATGGGTAACGAACGCGTCGTTCGACTATGTGGCCGGCGAGTATCCGCTGCACGTGTTGCACCCGGCGGAATTGCCGGGCGTCGTACACCGCCGCGCGATTTACTACGCGAAGCCGGACTATTTTCTCGTGCTCGATCGCGTCGACGGATCGGGGCCGCACAACGTTTGGATCAAGTTTCAATTGGGTCCGTCCGTGTCGGCGACGTTGTACGGTAACGTCGTGCATGGCGTTTCGGAATCCGGGCCTTCGGTCTGGATCATTCCCGGCGACGCGCGGCCGGCGCCAGGCGTAATCACCGGCCAGACCGAACCGCGATACGATGGGTGGGTAAGTCCGGACAATCGACTTGCAGCACCTGTTGCGGCGCCGTCGATTGAATACGAGGAAGCACGCGCGCTTCCGTTGAATTACGTGACGGTGATTCAACCCGCAAGGAAGTCTACGCGACCGGCATTGCTCGTCTCTTCCGTACCCCTTAATGGGCCGAGCGGATCGGGAATCGAGTTACGCGTTGCGCCCCCTTCGGGCGCGTATGAGGACGTGTACATCATCCGGCACGAAGGTACGATTGTCATGGGAAGCGACGGCGGATCGGTTGATGGCAGTATTGCGCATTTCCACTATGTCGCGGACGAACTCGAAAGAATATCGGTGGTGAATGCGGTGGATAATTCGTTCTCGTTTGACGGGCAAACCGTGAACCGTTCGTTTGGCAATGCAACGAGCGCATATGCGAGTTCGGACGATGGGTTCTCGGAGTGGCATGCGGAGTAG
- the gap gene encoding type I glyceraldehyde-3-phosphate dehydrogenase, protein MATKVGINGFGRIGRNVFKLLLEHPDFDVEAINDLTDPKTLAHLLKYDSTNGVFKGTVKATEDSIVVNGNPVKVYKEKDPSALPWGQLGVELVVESTGVFTTKEKCLLHVKAGAKKVLLTVPPKDAIDAVVVMGVNDDALKPTDQVVSNASCTTNCLAPMAKVLHETFGIKRGWMTTIHAYTNDQRVLDMPHSDLRRTRSAATNIIPTTTGAARAVGEVLPALKGKLDGIAMRVPVPDGSVTDLVVELIKPATKDEINAALKNASETSLKGILMFCEDPIVSSDVIGNPYSSIVDAKLTSVMDGNFAKVVSWYDNEWGYSNRCIDLLKKMKA, encoded by the coding sequence ATGGCTACCAAAGTAGGCATCAATGGGTTCGGCCGCATCGGCCGTAATGTGTTCAAACTGCTGCTCGAGCATCCGGACTTCGACGTCGAGGCGATCAACGACCTTACCGATCCGAAGACGCTTGCGCACTTGCTGAAGTACGACAGCACCAACGGCGTGTTCAAGGGCACGGTTAAGGCGACGGAAGACTCGATCGTCGTGAACGGCAACCCCGTGAAGGTGTACAAGGAAAAGGACCCGTCGGCGCTGCCGTGGGGCCAGCTCGGGGTCGAGCTTGTCGTCGAATCGACGGGCGTGTTCACGACGAAGGAAAAGTGCCTGCTCCACGTGAAGGCGGGCGCGAAGAAGGTGCTCCTGACGGTGCCGCCGAAGGACGCAATTGACGCGGTCGTCGTGATGGGCGTGAACGATGACGCGCTCAAGCCGACGGACCAGGTCGTCTCGAACGCGAGCTGCACGACGAACTGCCTCGCGCCGATGGCGAAGGTGCTGCACGAGACGTTCGGCATCAAGCGCGGTTGGATGACGACGATTCACGCGTACACCAACGACCAGCGCGTGCTCGATATGCCGCACAGCGACCTGCGCCGCACGCGCAGCGCCGCAACCAACATTATCCCGACGACGACCGGCGCGGCCCGCGCGGTGGGCGAAGTGTTGCCCGCGCTGAAGGGCAAGCTCGACGGCATCGCGATGCGCGTTCCCGTGCCGGACGGTTCGGTGACGGACCTCGTGGTCGAGTTGATCAAGCCCGCCACGAAGGACGAGATCAACGCCGCGCTGAAGAACGCGTCGGAGACGTCGCTCAAAGGCATCCTGATGTTCTGCGAGGACCCGATCGTGTCCAGCGACGTGATCGGCAATCCGTACTCGAGCATCGTCGACGCGAAGCTTACCAGCGTCATGGACGGCAACTTCGCGAAGGTCGTGTCGTGGTACGACAACGAGTGGGGCTACTCGAACCGCTGCATCGACCTGCTGAAGAAGATGAAAGCATAA
- a CDS encoding phosphoglycerate kinase produces MNKLTIQDLDLKGKRVLMRVDFNVPQNKDGSVRDDTRIRAALQSINYVREKGGKLILMSHLGRPGKPEKAESEAEKQEIVAKNALLKMDPIAAKLKELVGGNVTKVNDIVGPEVEAVVNAMQPGDIVVLENTRFHKGETKNDEALSKQLAALGDVYVSDAFGSVHRAHSSTEGVCKFISQSAAGFLVAKEMKYFVKVLTNPERPLTAILGGAKVSDKITVIENLLNLVNTLIIGGGMAYTFMRAQGYEIGDSLLDEPGIETAKTVMAKAKEKGVELLLPIDTVVADAFSNEAVSKIVELGGIEAGWQGLDIGPKTIELFSNAIRKSKTVVWNGPLGVFEFEKFGKGTRAIADLLATSPNITSVIGGGDTAAAVVQYGLADKMSHVSTGGGASLEMLEGKELPGLAALTDK; encoded by the coding sequence ATGAATAAACTGACGATTCAAGACCTCGACCTGAAGGGCAAACGCGTCCTGATGCGGGTCGATTTCAACGTGCCGCAGAACAAGGACGGTTCGGTGCGGGACGACACGCGCATTCGCGCGGCGTTGCAGAGCATCAACTATGTCCGCGAAAAAGGCGGCAAACTCATCCTTATGTCGCACCTCGGCCGCCCGGGCAAACCGGAGAAGGCGGAGAGCGAGGCCGAGAAGCAGGAGATCGTCGCGAAGAACGCGCTGCTGAAGATGGACCCCATCGCGGCGAAGTTGAAAGAACTTGTCGGCGGCAACGTCACGAAAGTGAACGACATCGTCGGCCCGGAAGTCGAGGCCGTGGTGAACGCGATGCAACCCGGCGACATCGTCGTGCTCGAAAACACGCGCTTCCACAAAGGCGAGACCAAGAACGACGAGGCGTTGTCGAAGCAGCTTGCCGCGCTCGGCGACGTGTACGTGAGCGACGCCTTCGGCAGCGTGCACCGCGCGCATTCGAGCACCGAAGGCGTGTGCAAGTTCATTTCCCAGAGTGCCGCGGGCTTTCTCGTGGCGAAGGAAATGAAGTACTTCGTCAAGGTGTTAACCAATCCAGAGCGCCCACTCACGGCCATCCTCGGCGGCGCCAAAGTCTCCGACAAAATCACCGTCATCGAAAACCTCCTCAACCTCGTCAATACGCTCATCATTGGCGGCGGTATGGCCTACACCTTCATGAGGGCGCAGGGCTACGAGATCGGCGATTCGCTTTTGGACGAGCCGGGCATCGAGACGGCCAAGACCGTCATGGCGAAGGCAAAGGAAAAGGGCGTCGAACTGCTGCTCCCGATCGACACCGTAGTCGCCGACGCATTCTCCAATGAGGCTGTCTCGAAGATCGTCGAACTCGGCGGCATCGAAGCCGGTTGGCAAGGTCTCGACATCGGGCCGAAGACCATCGAGTTGTTCAGCAACGCGATTAGGAAATCGAAGACTGTCGTTTGGAACGGCCCGCTCGGCGTGTTCGAGTTCGAGAAGTTCGGCAAGGGCACGCGCGCGATCGCGGACCTGCTGGCCACCTCGCCGAACATCACCAGCGTCATCGGCGGCGGCGATACGGCCGCGGCGGTTGTGCAATACGGTCTCGCGGACAAGATGTCGCACGTCTCGACGGGCGGCGGCGCATCGCTGGAAATGCTTGAGGGCAAAGAGCTGCCGGGGCTGGCGGCACTGACGGACAAGTAG
- a CDS encoding exo-alpha-sialidase, which translates to MKTVLRATTVWQKSVFGIFITFAVAMHTAAILPAPEFGPPTLVNNDGLTDGDPISLLFESDDRPAVATDGQGNWVTVWRKRDHWSSGMGNYPDYDILSAHSSDNGHTWSDPVKVIPIPSSDFVWEDHPSIATDGKGVWIVVWDSNQYEQSSFSEDVASKYRPTGDSEVMFAKSTDFGATWSTASTIITNAGTDDQDDIEPSIRTNRRGVWEVAWIEAGSLDNTFAVCARSTDGNTWSEPVTLGEMRGQDYGISGRAQGVWLETDEQGNWIAAWHHTEMRAVRSNDNGQTWSTPVEIPLRQRTGLSYGGNLATDKAGHWVLVWEGEVSWSNESFFVSRSEDNGATWSDPEAIAGSTGENLRAKTPVVATDGWGNWCLFSGAEQATLSGLRRVQSISYSTDNGATWTEPGQLHPDLGLINIGGITSYSPGIATDRVGNWVFVTATNITFDTPDGSENDIIAYIAEASLSPSGWPDSDGDNFSDYFELLIIDHDPFDTISGFEEVSPDDDFDGDGMTNLQEFTYRTSPTSPDAPLPASRALYLLLTAFPVAVLGVYILRSSRRPRISL; encoded by the coding sequence ATGAAAACCGTTCTGCGTGCCACGACCGTCTGGCAAAAGTCCGTATTTGGCATATTCATTACGTTTGCCGTCGCGATGCATACCGCCGCGATTCTCCCCGCGCCCGAGTTCGGACCGCCAACTCTTGTGAACAATGACGGCCTGACGGATGGGGATCCAATCTCCCTACTTTTTGAAAGTGACGATCGACCAGCGGTGGCAACGGACGGACAAGGCAATTGGGTGACGGTGTGGAGAAAACGAGACCATTGGTCATCTGGCATGGGGAACTATCCCGACTACGATATTCTTTCCGCACATTCAAGTGACAACGGTCACACGTGGTCTGATCCTGTGAAAGTAATTCCAATTCCATCCTCAGATTTCGTTTGGGAGGATCACCCGTCGATTGCGACGGACGGAAAGGGGGTGTGGATCGTGGTTTGGGACTCGAACCAATATGAACAGTCGTCTTTCAGTGAGGACGTGGCAAGCAAGTATCGACCAACTGGAGACTCGGAGGTCATGTTTGCGAAGTCGACAGACTTCGGCGCGACTTGGTCTACTGCGAGCACGATAATCACGAACGCCGGTACCGACGATCAAGACGATATAGAACCCAGTATTCGAACCAATCGTCGCGGTGTGTGGGAAGTGGCTTGGATTGAGGCAGGAAGCTTGGACAATACCTTTGCCGTTTGCGCGCGGTCGACAGACGGCAACACATGGTCCGAACCGGTAACATTGGGTGAGATGCGTGGGCAGGACTACGGTATTTCAGGGCGCGCTCAGGGTGTATGGTTGGAGACAGACGAACAAGGCAATTGGATTGCAGCCTGGCATCACACCGAGATGCGCGCGGTACGGTCAAACGATAACGGACAGACATGGTCTACTCCCGTCGAAATTCCCTTAAGACAACGGACAGGTCTCAGTTATGGCGGAAACCTGGCCACGGACAAGGCCGGGCACTGGGTTTTGGTTTGGGAAGGGGAAGTAAGTTGGAGCAACGAAAGCTTCTTCGTTTCTCGGTCGGAAGACAATGGAGCGACATGGAGTGATCCCGAGGCGATCGCTGGATCCACTGGTGAAAACCTGCGCGCGAAAACCCCAGTTGTCGCAACGGACGGGTGGGGCAACTGGTGCCTGTTCTCGGGGGCCGAGCAGGCAACATTGTCCGGCCTCCGACGTGTGCAGTCTATCTCTTACTCGACTGACAATGGCGCCACATGGACAGAACCTGGTCAACTCCATCCAGATCTGGGACTCATAAATATTGGCGGCATTACTAGTTATTCGCCCGGCATAGCGACGGATCGCGTCGGAAACTGGGTGTTCGTAACGGCCACAAACATTACTTTCGATACGCCCGACGGATCAGAGAATGATATCATCGCGTATATCGCCGAAGCCTCACTCAGCCCCAGCGGCTGGCCCGATTCCGACGGCGACAACTTTTCGGACTACTTCGAATTGCTCATCATTGATCACGACCCATTCGACACAATCAGCGGCTTCGAGGAGGTGTCACCGGACGACGACTTTGACGGCGACGGCATGACAAACCTGCAGGAGTTCACGTATCGTACAAGCCCAACCAGCCCCGATGCCCCCCTGCCCGCATCGCGAGCGCTGTATTTGCTTCTGACCGCGTTTCCGGTGGCGGTGCTGGGAGTATATATATTGCGCAGCTCCAGGCGCCCGCGCATCAGTCTGTGA